A genome region from Planctomycetaceae bacterium includes the following:
- a CDS encoding L-rhamnose isomerase codes for MAKDKLIERAFAVAKDRYAAMGVDVEAALDTLATIPVSLHCWQGDDVGGFENTGAALDGGLAATGNYPGKARTPEQLRSDLEQAMSLIPGPCRLNLHALYAETGGKKVDRNALAPEHFKGWIDWAKRRKIGMDFNPSFFSHPKAADGFTLAHPDKGIRQFWIEHGIACRQIGAAAGKALGRPCVTNVWIPDGYKDIPVDRLAPRRRLRESLDAVFAEDLSPHNLDAVESKLFGIGSESYVVGSHEFYMGYAAARGKLLCLDSGHFHPTETIADKLSSVLQFVPGVLLHVSRGVRWDSDHVVIVSDELTATAQELVRGNWLDRVHIGLDYFDASINRVAAWAIGARSMFKALLAALLEPIADLRKAENAGDFTTRLALLEECKTLPLGSIWDYWCASRNVPTWPGWITKVKKYERTVLAKRK; via the coding sequence ATGGCAAAGGACAAGCTGATCGAACGGGCGTTTGCGGTGGCTAAGGATCGGTACGCGGCGATGGGCGTGGATGTCGAAGCGGCCCTGGATACGCTGGCGACGATTCCTGTCAGCCTGCACTGCTGGCAGGGCGACGATGTCGGCGGGTTTGAGAATACCGGGGCGGCGCTCGATGGCGGGCTGGCGGCTACGGGCAACTATCCGGGCAAGGCCCGCACGCCCGAGCAGCTTCGCAGCGACCTCGAGCAGGCGATGAGCCTGATCCCGGGCCCGTGCCGGCTGAACCTGCACGCCCTCTACGCCGAGACCGGCGGCAAGAAGGTCGACCGCAACGCCCTGGCCCCCGAGCACTTCAAGGGCTGGATCGACTGGGCCAAGCGCCGCAAGATCGGCATGGACTTCAACCCCTCATTCTTCTCGCACCCCAAGGCGGCTGACGGGTTCACGCTGGCCCATCCGGACAAGGGCATCCGCCAGTTCTGGATCGAGCACGGCATCGCCTGCCGCCAGATCGGCGCTGCCGCGGGCAAGGCGCTGGGGCGCCCGTGCGTGACGAACGTGTGGATCCCGGACGGATACAAGGACATCCCCGTCGACCGGTTGGCCCCGCGGCGGCGGCTGCGGGAGTCGCTCGATGCGGTGTTCGCAGAGGACCTGTCCCCACACAATCTCGACGCCGTCGAGAGCAAGCTGTTCGGCATCGGCAGCGAGTCGTACGTCGTGGGCTCGCACGAGTTCTACATGGGCTACGCCGCGGCCCGGGGCAAGCTGCTGTGCCTGGACAGCGGGCACTTCCACCCCACCGAGACTATCGCCGACAAGCTCTCGTCGGTCCTGCAGTTCGTGCCCGGCGTGCTGCTGCACGTCAGCCGCGGCGTGCGCTGGGACAGCGACCACGTGGTGATCGTCTCGGACGAGCTGACCGCCACCGCACAGGAACTGGTCCGAGGCAACTGGCTCGACCGCGTACACATCGGCCTGGACTACTTCGACGCCAGCATCAACCGCGTAGCCGCCTGGGCCATCGGCGCTCGCAGCATGTTCAAGGCCCTGCTGGCCGCCCTGCTCGAGCCCATCGCCGACCTGCGCAAGGCCGAGAACGCCGGCGACTTCACCACCCGCCTGGCCCTGCTGGAAGAATGCAAGACCCTGCCGCTGGGATCGATCTGGGATTACTGGTGCGCCAGCCGCAACGTCCCCACATGGCCCGGCTGGATAACCAAGGTCAAGAAGTACGAACGAACCGTTCTGGCAAAGCGGAAGTAA
- the mnmA gene encoding tRNA 2-thiouridine(34) synthase MnmA, protein MNDLRNNVLLAMSGGVDSSVAAKLLLDQGYAVTGVFMCLGSAGRGGEAVRGCCSPTDAADARRVADALGIDLFVLNFEDVFAPIIDDFLGQYARGRTPNPCIHCNSQIKFGRLLERADQLGVAFVATGHHARVVHEGQRAAIARGRAGGKDQSYALFAVARSALPRMLLPIGELADKASVRAMARDLGLSIHDKPDSQEVCFVPDDDFAALLRKRLPEAMRPGDIVDATGKVLGQHDGYGQFTIGQRRGLRVAALAPRYVTAIDPATATVTLGPREALLGTRLTASGANWHREVPAEFTAVVQIRYNHRGAPARVRLTGPETFEVEFDQSVSAITPGQAAVVYEGDILLGGGWID, encoded by the coding sequence ATGAATGACTTGCGAAACAACGTGCTGCTGGCCATGAGCGGCGGGGTGGATTCGTCCGTGGCCGCCAAGCTGCTGCTCGATCAGGGCTACGCCGTCACCGGCGTGTTCATGTGCCTGGGCTCGGCCGGACGCGGCGGCGAGGCCGTGCGCGGCTGCTGCTCGCCGACCGACGCCGCCGACGCCCGCCGCGTCGCCGACGCGCTGGGCATCGACCTGTTCGTGCTGAACTTCGAGGACGTATTCGCCCCGATCATCGACGACTTTCTGGGCCAGTACGCCCGCGGCCGCACGCCCAACCCGTGCATCCACTGCAATTCGCAGATCAAGTTCGGCCGCCTGCTCGAGCGGGCGGACCAGCTCGGCGTGGCGTTTGTGGCCACGGGGCACCACGCACGGGTCGTTCATGAAGGCCAGCGGGCCGCCATCGCGCGCGGGCGAGCCGGCGGCAAGGATCAGTCCTACGCGCTGTTCGCCGTGGCGCGGTCGGCGTTGCCGCGAATGCTGCTGCCCATCGGCGAACTGGCCGACAAGGCGTCCGTGCGCGCCATGGCGCGCGACTTGGGCCTCTCGATCCACGACAAGCCCGACAGCCAGGAAGTGTGTTTTGTGCCCGATGACGATTTTGCCGCCCTGCTGCGCAAGCGCCTGCCCGAAGCGATGCGCCCGGGCGATATCGTCGACGCCACCGGCAAGGTCCTCGGGCAGCATGACGGCTACGGGCAGTTCACCATCGGCCAGCGCCGCGGTCTGCGGGTGGCCGCCTTGGCGCCGCGGTATGTCACCGCGATAGACCCAGCCACCGCGACGGTGACGCTGGGTCCGCGCGAGGCTTTGCTGGGAACGCGTCTGACGGCCTCAGGAGCGAACTGGCATCGCGAAGTTCCGGCCGAGTTCACCGCCGTCGTACAGATCCGCTACAACCACCGCGGCGCGCCGGCCCGCGTGAGGCTGACAGGCCCGGAGACGTTCGAGGTCGAGTTTGACCAGAGCGTCTCGGCCATTACCCCCGGCCAGGCCGCCGTTGTTTACGAAGGCGACATCCTGCTGGGCGGAGGGTGGATCGATTGA
- a CDS encoding PilZ domain-containing protein → MSQTATAVAERRGSTRTPAAWPVAFAVPGADGAIGGHILDTSENGVYALVGEDTKLKTGDIVEAQIVVPAAAGRTAAGQPLRRRVTYRCRVVRAQMIGRFLGIGLQYICKISEGPAE, encoded by the coding sequence ATGAGTCAGACTGCTACTGCTGTGGCCGAGCGTCGTGGATCGACGCGAACGCCGGCCGCTTGGCCGGTCGCTTTTGCCGTGCCAGGCGCTGATGGCGCGATTGGCGGGCATATTCTCGACACGTCCGAGAACGGCGTGTATGCCCTGGTGGGCGAAGACACCAAGCTCAAGACCGGCGACATCGTCGAGGCGCAGATCGTGGTTCCCGCCGCCGCGGGGCGCACCGCCGCCGGGCAACCGCTCCGCCGCCGGGTGACCTATCGCTGCCGAGTGGTCCGCGCCCAGATGATCGGCCGCTTCCTGGGCATCGGTCTGCAGTACATCTGCAAGATCTCCGAAGGCCCGGCGGAGTAA
- a CDS encoding metallophosphoesterase family protein yields the protein MKIGIVSDSHGKSARLRRAMQIFIAAGADAVVHCGDICSVDDVELLSMGPSGRPQPYLVAGNMDRDRAALRAATEQWNVRYHDEVIEVPIGEGEYLAALHGDNGTLMAELMADSQFPYICHGHTHQTRDERVGMTRVINPGAIFRARPLTVAILDTETDELTYLEVEE from the coding sequence ATGAAGATCGGAATCGTTTCAGACAGCCATGGCAAGAGCGCCCGTCTTCGCAGAGCGATGCAGATATTCATCGCCGCCGGGGCCGACGCCGTCGTGCATTGCGGCGATATCTGCTCGGTCGATGATGTCGAACTGCTCTCGATGGGCCCATCGGGGCGGCCTCAACCCTACCTCGTCGCCGGCAACATGGACCGCGATCGCGCCGCCCTGCGCGCCGCGACCGAGCAATGGAACGTGCGATATCACGACGAGGTAATCGAGGTGCCCATCGGCGAGGGGGAATACCTAGCCGCGCTTCATGGCGACAACGGAACCCTGATGGCCGAACTGATGGCCGACAGCCAGTTCCCCTATATCTGCCATGGTCATACGCACCAGACGCGCGACGAGCGGGTGGGGATGACGCGGGTGATCAACCCGGGTGCGATTTTTCGCGCCCGCCCGCTGACCGTGGCCATTCTCGACACCGAAACCGATGAGCTGACATATCTCGAAGTGGAAGAATGA
- a CDS encoding VTT domain-containing protein, producing the protein MPAKERVCPRCKQPSTADLEFCNRCGAKIGAHRHVPWWHVHRRLYDWTLAWAYKPSAAVALFVMAFAESSFFPIPPDVLLMPLVLGNTRRWLRYATICTAGSLAGAIAGFGIGMFLWVQVGGFFERHVPGFERDKITLVDGQAVQAHLDRSALAVKGVTGVEAVYPLTYDGGKGPLAREQVKDVSVNPFSRVGKLYEQYDFWIVFIAAFTPIPFKVITITAGVFEISFVLFIIASFIGRAGRFYLVAGMMRLFGPRITPFIDKYFNWLALLFTALLIGGFVAIKHLS; encoded by the coding sequence ATGCCTGCCAAAGAGCGTGTCTGCCCGCGGTGCAAGCAACCGTCGACCGCGGATCTGGAGTTCTGCAATCGCTGCGGCGCGAAGATCGGCGCTCACCGCCACGTGCCGTGGTGGCACGTGCATCGGCGGCTTTACGATTGGACGCTGGCATGGGCGTACAAGCCTTCGGCCGCGGTGGCGCTGTTCGTGATGGCCTTCGCCGAGAGCAGCTTCTTTCCAATTCCGCCCGACGTGTTGCTGATGCCGCTGGTGCTGGGCAACACGCGGCGGTGGCTGCGATACGCGACGATCTGCACGGCCGGCAGCCTGGCCGGCGCTATCGCGGGCTTTGGCATTGGAATGTTTCTGTGGGTCCAGGTCGGCGGTTTCTTCGAGCGCCACGTGCCGGGTTTCGAACGCGACAAGATCACGCTGGTTGACGGTCAAGCGGTTCAGGCCCATCTGGATCGTTCTGCGCTGGCCGTCAAAGGCGTCACGGGCGTCGAGGCCGTCTATCCGCTGACATACGACGGCGGCAAAGGCCCACTGGCAAGAGAACAGGTCAAGGACGTGTCGGTCAACCCCTTCTCACGCGTGGGCAAGCTTTACGAACAGTACGATTTCTGGATCGTGTTCATCGCGGCCTTCACGCCCATACCGTTCAAGGTCATCACGATCACGGCCGGCGTGTTCGAGATCAGCTTCGTGTTGTTTATCATCGCCTCATTCATCGGCCGCGCCGGCAGGTTCTACCTGGTAGCCGGAATGATGCGGCTGTTCGGCCCGCGCATCACGCCGTTTATCGACAAGTACTTCAACTGGCTGGCCCTGCTGTTCACGGCCCTGCTGATCGGCGGCTTCGTGGCGATCAAGCACCTGTCGTAG
- a CDS encoding VWA domain-containing protein: protein MLAVAMIHFDSPWALVALAAVLIPSGAAARIWWRGGRVRWLSTAIQTLAVAAVAIALAGPRAPVRSQAAGAWLVMTDASASVRGQGESPIAWDHALARSDYTFAAGVYAGAQPPGEQDTMSTRASAALAVAAAQVRQGQAGGVVIRTDGRFDATDPWPGAASALAAAGANILIVPMDSPPPDARVLSATAQTDAAGAVDLNISIASNAPQRRRLRVLRRAGGSESILLDRQLDLLMDDRTTIRVGDQTRGEAVQYAAQLTPPDAISENDQASALVLPRQQTLAVVAADPKPLVQLIGPIKGADVAAIRAAALPARAEELLNYSAMVIADDSGLSLTDVQRAAVAGYVRGGGGLVLIGSGPRRGPGDLADPLNTALPLVANAFQRKPLDLRIVLDASGSMNMVTAAPDGGRQIKFDQAAQAVVSLDRYLTAADALEIIAFSDVPRRIYSSGAAAIDFAAVRQALNQVRPDGATKVAPALAMAADAPAGDRTALVMLVSDLDTQPFDVKALAETFGRNTLDLAIVAIAAAGAVDQRYPVEDLAAALKAPLVRRGDLQGLAEIFGRFVSDARGDAVRRGQFSAEFSGGALGVPGASMPLDAYVLSAAAGGAEVLARVGSDPIVARRGTGQGRSVSIAVPPEDLRGPWWAWAKDSALLPAALRWVMRPESDSRFSGNVALADSRLRLTIDARDQNGPMNLLTLTGVVQSLSSSAEARAELLQTAPGRYEATLPAMTQASLQVRDESGTLRWQKALAWQYPPELAAVGADSATLKRLAELTGGQIVDAQFVAPHARAVAMGSLTPLWPWLLGLALAMMLTDWVAVRR, encoded by the coding sequence ATGCTCGCTGTTGCGATGATCCATTTCGATTCGCCGTGGGCGCTGGTGGCGCTGGCGGCTGTGCTGATTCCATCAGGGGCCGCGGCGCGGATCTGGTGGCGCGGGGGCCGCGTGCGGTGGCTTAGCACGGCGATCCAGACGCTGGCGGTGGCGGCAGTAGCAATCGCGCTGGCCGGACCGCGGGCGCCGGTGCGGTCGCAGGCGGCAGGGGCGTGGCTGGTGATGACGGACGCCTCGGCGTCCGTGCGCGGCCAGGGCGAATCGCCGATAGCGTGGGATCACGCCCTGGCACGCAGCGACTACACCTTCGCCGCCGGCGTCTATGCCGGCGCCCAGCCCCCCGGCGAGCAGGACACCATGAGCACTCGCGCCTCGGCGGCACTGGCGGTAGCCGCGGCCCAGGTACGGCAAGGACAGGCCGGCGGCGTGGTGATTCGCACCGACGGGCGATTCGACGCGACCGACCCGTGGCCTGGTGCGGCCAGCGCCCTGGCGGCCGCGGGCGCGAATATCCTGATCGTCCCGATGGACTCTCCCCCGCCGGACGCGCGGGTGCTGAGCGCGACGGCCCAAACCGACGCCGCCGGCGCGGTAGATCTCAACATTTCGATAGCCTCGAACGCCCCGCAGCGCCGACGGCTGCGGGTGCTGCGCCGCGCCGGCGGCAGCGAGAGCATCCTGCTCGACCGCCAGTTGGACCTGCTGATGGATGATCGCACGACCATCCGCGTGGGCGACCAGACCAGGGGCGAGGCCGTACAGTACGCGGCGCAACTGACCCCGCCCGACGCGATCAGCGAGAACGACCAGGCCTCGGCGCTCGTCCTGCCGCGACAGCAGACTCTGGCGGTGGTGGCCGCCGACCCCAAGCCCCTCGTTCAACTGATAGGTCCCATCAAGGGCGCTGATGTTGCGGCCATCCGCGCCGCGGCGCTGCCTGCGCGGGCAGAAGAACTGCTCAATTACTCCGCCATGGTCATCGCCGACGACAGCGGACTGTCGTTGACCGACGTCCAGCGCGCCGCCGTGGCGGGGTACGTTCGCGGCGGCGGCGGGCTGGTGCTGATCGGCAGCGGTCCGCGGCGCGGTCCGGGCGACCTGGCCGATCCCCTCAACACCGCCCTGCCGCTGGTCGCCAACGCGTTTCAGCGCAAGCCCCTTGACCTGCGGATCGTGCTCGACGCATCCGGCTCGATGAACATGGTGACGGCAGCGCCCGACGGCGGGCGGCAGATCAAGTTCGACCAGGCTGCCCAGGCCGTCGTCAGCCTCGACCGCTATCTGACCGCCGCCGACGCTCTGGAGATCATCGCCTTCTCCGACGTCCCGCGGCGCATCTATTCCAGCGGCGCCGCCGCGATTGATTTTGCCGCCGTGCGCCAGGCGCTGAACCAGGTGCGCCCCGACGGAGCGACGAAAGTCGCCCCCGCACTGGCGATGGCCGCCGACGCCCCCGCAGGCGATCGCACCGCCCTGGTCATGCTTGTCAGCGATCTGGACACGCAGCCCTTTGACGTGAAGGCCCTGGCGGAGACGTTCGGCCGCAACACGCTCGATCTGGCGATCGTCGCCATCGCCGCCGCCGGGGCGGTGGATCAGCGATACCCTGTCGAGGACCTGGCGGCGGCGCTCAAGGCCCCGCTCGTTCGCCGCGGCGATCTGCAGGGCCTGGCGGAAATCTTCGGGCGCTTTGTGTCCGATGCGCGGGGCGACGCCGTTCGTCGAGGGCAGTTCAGCGCCGAATTTTCCGGCGGCGCCTTGGGAGTGCCCGGCGCGTCGATGCCGCTCGATGCATATGTGTTATCCGCCGCCGCCGGGGGCGCCGAAGTGCTGGCTCGCGTGGGCAGCGACCCGATCGTCGCCCGTCGCGGCACTGGCCAGGGCCGCAGCGTCAGCATCGCCGTGCCGCCGGAGGACCTGCGCGGTCCCTGGTGGGCCTGGGCCAAAGACAGCGCTCTGCTACCGGCGGCGCTGCGGTGGGTGATGCGCCCCGAGAGCGACAGCCGCTTCAGCGGCAACGTCGCCCTGGCGGACAGTCGCCTGCGTCTGACCATCGATGCTCGCGACCAGAACGGCCCGATGAACCTGCTGACATTGACGGGCGTGGTGCAATCGCTTTCCAGCTCCGCCGAGGCCCGCGCGGAGCTGCTGCAGACGGCGCCGGGGCGTTACGAAGCCACGCTGCCGGCGATGACGCAGGCCAGCCTGCAGGTGCGCGATGAATCCGGAACCCTGCGATGGCAGAAAGCCTTGGCCTGGCAGTACCCGCCCGAACTGGCAGCCGTCGGCGCCGATAGCGCCACTCTCAAGCGCCTGGCCGAACTGACCGGCGGGCAGATCGTCGACGCCCAGTTCGTCGCACCCCACGCGCGGGCGGTCGCCATGGGGAGCCTGACCCCCCTGTGGCCATGGCTGCTGGGGCTGGCCCTGGCGATGATGCTGACCGACTGGGTCGCCGTGCGGCGGTAG
- a CDS encoding 30S ribosomal protein S1: MVDRNLINSLNISDDEVNQAVTDALGQEITEETFGALIQSRGTHEPGGVMTGRVVNIIGNDVIVEVGLKSEGIVELSEFNEDEKVEIGMPVEVLLEEVESDSGLVVLSKRKADRIRGWEYILHNKAEGDVVKGKVTRKIKGGLLVDVGVPAFLPASQVDIRRPSDIGEYVGKEIEAQILKIDKDRRNIVVSRRKLIEDRRGEAKTRLLGEIIEGQTRKGIVKNIADFGAFVDLGGLDGLLHITDMSWGRISHPSDMLKLDQEVEVVVLSVDREKEKIALGLKQKTASPWDSVEGRFPVGTKARGAVVTIMPYGAFVKLEEGLEGLVHISEMSWTRRVNHPSELVKVGDEVEVVVLNIEKGKQELSLGMRQAEGNPWTVVKEKYPPGTVITGTVRSLTTFGAFIEIEPGIDGMLHISDMSWTKKISHPSEMLKKGDEVQCVVLAVDEEKMRVSLGIKQLTEDPWLRTIPEHYLPGQVVKGTITKLTNFGAFVELEDDLEGLLHISELSDQKVDSPKDIVKIGDEVEVKILSVDGEDRKIRLSLKRAQWGGQGEEGTPIEQTGEPVRRRGGLAGEGGLLGEIGDNILKTHRDKEAEEQE, encoded by the coding sequence ATGGTAGACCGCAATCTCATCAACTCCCTCAACATCAGCGACGACGAAGTCAATCAAGCCGTCACCGACGCCCTGGGCCAGGAGATCACCGAAGAAACGTTCGGCGCCCTGATCCAGAGCCGCGGCACGCACGAGCCCGGCGGCGTCATGACCGGACGCGTCGTCAACATCATCGGCAACGACGTGATCGTCGAGGTCGGCCTCAAGAGCGAAGGCATCGTCGAGCTCAGCGAGTTCAACGAAGACGAAAAAGTCGAAATCGGCATGCCCGTCGAGGTGCTGCTGGAAGAGGTCGAGTCCGACAGCGGCCTGGTGGTGCTCTCCAAGCGCAAGGCCGACCGCATCCGCGGCTGGGAATACATCCTGCACAACAAGGCCGAAGGCGACGTCGTCAAGGGCAAGGTCACCCGCAAGATCAAGGGCGGACTGCTCGTCGACGTGGGCGTTCCGGCGTTCCTGCCGGCCAGCCAGGTCGACATCCGCCGCCCCAGCGACATCGGCGAGTACGTCGGCAAGGAGATCGAGGCCCAGATCCTCAAGATCGACAAGGACCGCCGCAACATCGTCGTGTCGCGCCGCAAGCTGATCGAAGACCGCCGCGGCGAAGCCAAGACCCGCCTGCTGGGCGAGATCATCGAAGGCCAGACCCGCAAGGGCATCGTCAAGAACATCGCCGACTTCGGCGCGTTCGTCGACCTGGGCGGCCTGGACGGCCTGCTGCACATCACCGACATGAGCTGGGGGCGCATCTCGCATCCCAGCGACATGCTCAAGCTCGACCAGGAAGTCGAGGTCGTGGTGCTGTCGGTGGACCGCGAGAAGGAAAAGATCGCCCTGGGCCTCAAGCAGAAGACCGCCAGCCCGTGGGACAGCGTCGAAGGGCGCTTCCCGGTGGGCACCAAGGCCCGCGGCGCAGTCGTCACGATCATGCCCTACGGCGCCTTCGTCAAGCTCGAGGAAGGGCTCGAGGGCCTGGTGCATATCTCCGAGATGAGCTGGACGCGCCGCGTCAATCATCCCAGCGAGCTGGTCAAGGTCGGCGACGAAGTCGAAGTCGTCGTCCTGAACATCGAAAAGGGCAAGCAGGAGTTGTCGCTGGGCATGCGTCAGGCCGAAGGCAACCCCTGGACGGTCGTCAAAGAGAAGTACCCCCCGGGAACCGTCATCACCGGAACGGTGCGCAGCCTCACGACGTTCGGCGCGTTCATCGAGATCGAGCCCGGCATCGACGGCATGCTGCATATTTCCGACATGAGCTGGACCAAGAAGATCTCGCACCCCTCCGAGATGCTCAAGAAGGGCGACGAGGTGCAGTGCGTGGTGCTGGCCGTGGACGAAGAGAAGATGCGCGTCTCGCTGGGCATCAAGCAGCTCACCGAGGATCCGTGGCTGCGGACGATCCCCGAGCACTACCTGCCCGGACAGGTCGTCAAGGGCACCATCACCAAGCTGACCAACTTCGGCGCGTTCGTCGAGCTCGAGGACGACCTGGAAGGCCTGCTGCATATTTCCGAGCTGTCGGATCAGAAGGTCGATAGCCCCAAGGACATCGTCAAGATCGGCGACGAGGTCGAGGTCAAGATCCTCAGCGTCGACGGCGAGGATCGCAAGATCCGCCTGAGCCTCAAGCGCGCCCAGTGGGGCGGCCAGGGCGAGGAAGGCACGCCGATCGAGCAGACCGGCGAACCGGTCCGCCGCCGCGGCGGCCTGGCCGGCGAAGGCGGCCTCCTGGGCGAAATCGGCGACAACATCCTCAAGACCCACCGCGACAAGGAAGCCGAAGAACAAGAGTAA
- a CDS encoding glycosyltransferase family 9 protein: MTTDFDKDTKVLAIHSGALGDVILFGQLLAQLQRCMGGTPMPHSRSMGETPMPHNSVTLVTGGEKGRLLKALGVVQQAIDFDALPMHEAFSDRPAEQCMLPRLLGKHEQLISCFAGGDAHAEQRLTTLTGASDAAFLPIRPPADGDEHLLDMWQRLLRELGCHGGRFLAAMPAGERQGHGGWTTAAMAPGSGGPATRYEPWPLPPAFARQARECLLKAGVDVEREYLAILPGAGSPAKCWPLERFAALARRYGMPAVFVLGPVERERWPQEQMQRLSADHAVLNDLPLSTLAGVLAGAETVIANDSGPAHLAAALGTHTVAIFGPTRPEHFAPRGRSVRVLASESIKDISIPDVLSAVQ; the protein is encoded by the coding sequence ATGACGACCGACTTTGACAAGGACACAAAGGTGCTGGCCATCCACAGCGGTGCGCTGGGGGATGTGATCCTGTTCGGGCAGCTCCTGGCACAGCTCCAAAGATGCATGGGCGGGACGCCCATGCCACACAGCCGGAGCATGGGCGAGACGCCCATGCCACACAACTCCGTCACACTCGTAACCGGCGGCGAGAAGGGGCGGCTGCTGAAAGCTTTGGGAGTGGTGCAGCAGGCGATTGACTTCGACGCCCTGCCCATGCACGAAGCCTTTTCGGACCGCCCCGCCGAACAATGCATGCTGCCGCGCCTGCTGGGTAAGCACGAACAACTTATAAGCTGCTTCGCCGGCGGCGACGCTCACGCAGAGCAGCGACTGACAACACTCACCGGCGCGAGCGATGCGGCGTTTCTGCCTATTCGCCCGCCGGCCGATGGCGACGAACACCTGCTGGACATGTGGCAGCGGTTACTGCGCGAGCTCGGGTGCCATGGCGGCCGTTTCTTGGCCGCCATGCCGGCAGGTGAGCGTCAGGGACATGGCGGCTGGACGACGGCCGCCATGGCACCCGGGAGCGGAGGGCCCGCGACACGATACGAACCGTGGCCGCTGCCGCCGGCGTTTGCCCGCCAGGCGCGCGAGTGCCTGCTCAAGGCCGGAGTCGACGTCGAGCGCGAGTACCTGGCCATTCTTCCCGGCGCGGGATCGCCGGCCAAGTGTTGGCCGCTGGAGCGATTCGCCGCCCTCGCCCGCCGCTACGGCATGCCGGCCGTCTTTGTCCTTGGGCCCGTCGAACGGGAGCGATGGCCGCAGGAGCAGATGCAACGTTTGTCCGCCGATCATGCGGTGCTGAATGACCTGCCGCTGTCAACGCTGGCTGGCGTACTGGCCGGCGCCGAAACCGTAATCGCCAACGACAGCGGACCGGCGCACCTGGCGGCCGCATTGGGCACGCATACCGTCGCGATCTTCGGGCCGACAAGGCCTGAGCATTTCGCCCCTCGCGGCCGCAGCGTGAGAGTGCTGGCATCGGAAAGCATCAAGGACATCTCAATTCCGGATGTGCTATCGGCAGTGCAATAG
- the pyk gene encoding pyruvate kinase, which translates to MFIRTKIIATIGPASSSPAVLKRLAEAGVDVFRINFSHGANDQRLESLEAIRKIERELGRPLAVLGDLCGPKIRVGEITGGSVLLGEGQSLIIQRQPIVGDAQRISTTLAELVDQTKVGQTILLDDGKLRLHVTEAGSGDRIVCTVQRGGVLARGKGVNLPQTALTVSSLTEKDHADAAWIAAHDFDYVAQSFVRKPQDIEDLRKLLAAAGKPLPIIAKIEKPQAMDAIQEIVAAADAVMVARGDLGVEMDLPAVPVAQKTIARHCMIQAKPCIIATQMLESMTESATPTRAEVSDVANAVLDHADAVMLSGETAVGRYPVEAVTMMNSIVSSMQTYHDRTLRDLKIPPRHTSATTAALADSIRDITAREPIAAIAVFTMTGKTAQVFSKHRPSCPILGLSPSPASVRRMCLYYGVVGLQTAMLESTDQVLATATQFALRLGIAAKGDKLVVISGQPFGIAGLTNTLVVHTV; encoded by the coding sequence ATGTTCATACGCACAAAGATCATCGCAACCATCGGTCCGGCCAGTTCGTCCCCTGCTGTCCTGAAGCGGCTGGCCGAGGCGGGCGTCGACGTCTTCCGCATCAACTTCTCGCACGGAGCCAACGACCAGCGGCTCGAATCGCTTGAGGCGATCCGCAAGATCGAACGCGAGCTCGGCCGCCCGCTGGCCGTGCTGGGCGATCTGTGCGGTCCCAAGATTCGCGTCGGCGAGATCACCGGCGGCAGCGTGCTGCTGGGCGAGGGGCAAAGCCTGATCATCCAGCGCCAGCCCATCGTGGGCGACGCCCAGCGCATCTCGACGACGCTGGCCGAGCTGGTCGACCAGACCAAGGTTGGCCAGACCATCCTCCTGGACGACGGGAAGCTTCGCCTGCATGTGACCGAGGCCGGCAGCGGCGACCGGATCGTCTGCACCGTCCAGCGCGGCGGCGTGCTCGCCCGCGGCAAGGGCGTCAACCTGCCCCAGACGGCACTGACGGTTTCATCGCTGACGGAGAAGGATCACGCCGATGCGGCCTGGATCGCCGCGCACGATTTCGATTACGTCGCCCAGTCCTTCGTGCGAAAGCCCCAGGACATCGAGGACCTGCGAAAGCTCCTGGCGGCTGCGGGCAAGCCCCTGCCCATCATCGCCAAGATCGAAAAGCCCCAGGCGATGGACGCCATCCAGGAGATCGTCGCTGCGGCCGACGCGGTCATGGTCGCCCGGGGCGACCTGGGCGTCGAGATGGACCTGCCTGCCGTTCCCGTGGCGCAGAAGACCATCGCCCGCCACTGCATGATCCAGGCCAAACCGTGCATCATCGCCACGCAGATGCTCGAGTCGATGACCGAAAGCGCCACCCCCACGCGAGCGGAAGTTTCCGACGTGGCCAACGCCGTGCTCGACCACGCCGACGCGGTGATGCTCTCGGGCGAGACGGCCGTGGGCAGATACCCCGTCGAAGCCGTGACGATGATGAACTCTATCGTCAGCTCGATGCAGACGTACCACGACCGCACGCTGCGCGACTTGAAGATTCCCCCGCGCCACACGTCGGCTACCACCGCGGCACTGGCCGATTCGATCCGCGACATCACCGCGCGCGAGCCGATCGCGGCCATTGCCGTCTTCACGATGACCGGCAAGACCGCGCAGGTGTTCTCCAAGCACCGTCCGTCATGCCCGATCCTGGGCCTCTCGCCCAGCCCCGCCAGCGTGCGGCGGATGTGCCTGTACTACGGCGTGGTGGGCCTGCAGACGGCGATGCTCGAAAGCACCGACCAGGTGCTGGCGACGGCGACCCAGTTCGCCCTGCGTCTGGGGATCGCCGCCAAAGGCGACAAGCTGGTGGTGATCTCCGGCCAGCCTTTCGGCATCGCCGGACTGACCAACACGCTGGTGGTGCATACGGTGTAG